The Rhopalosiphum maidis isolate BTI-1 chromosome 1, ASM367621v3, whole genome shotgun sequence genome has a segment encoding these proteins:
- the LOC113556699 gene encoding protein phosphatase 1D-like — protein sequence MPSIGVNLRVTGYCNQGGRKYMEDMFSVAYQQTPDMKDLEYAFFGIFDGHGGSEAAAYAKDHLLDTIIKDDAFWSKNDDDVLRAIRNGYVNTHIEMWKNLENWPRTPSGLPNTSGTTASIAFIMRGKIYTGHVGDSCIVLGYQDEENGEWKAKPLTRDHKPESFEEKIRIEECGGKVINKSGVPRVVWNRPRIGHKGPVRRSTTIDEIPFLAVARALGDFWSFNSEHNKFVVSPEPDVEVFNVDPSKHRCLIFGTDGLWNVLSADVAISNVYATEKHNIEMKSLEKVDWLNPSKNLVDKAILQWNKVRLRADNTTVITLMLDPPGPPAPQVLLKHKMQTGNMKCEDKNSCKCVDGDPQVQRFGRGTSGGYAIFTRYPTDHHLRAASSAHASTSKPYPNTPIETPPIKTNKVLRTSAKINNNNNNNNNSSSKKDGQPAEKRCTRTSSGRIVKKQKLNEKSTTNDETSKFGNSDSENEQLPRESWLLPPTKSIKPEETKVGVVLRSSGKIQKVWKCNDTKEDSTPTKITTISKIKTPLTEPMTRILRSHKKKDSRRFKKVASRASWSAGMVTRSHRRSVKC from the exons ATGCCGAGCATCGGTGTCAACCTTCGTGTGACTGGTTACTGCAACCAGGGCGGTAGGAAGTATATGGAAGATATGTTTTCGGTGGCCTACCAGCAGACACCGGACATGAAAGATCTGGAGTACGCCTTCTTTGGAATATTTGATGGACACGGTGGTTCAGAAGCAGCCGCATATGCCAAAGATCATTTACTTGACACCATCATCAAAGACGATGCATTCTGGTCAAAAAACGATGATGACGTTTTAAGAGCTATTCGTAATGGTTATGTAAATACTCATATTGAAATGTGGAAAaacttag aaaattggcCGAGAACTCCATCTGGTTTACCTAACACATCGGGAACCACTGCAAGCATAGCCTTTATAATGAGAGGAAAAATTTATACTGGTCACGTCGGTGATAGTTGTATAGTACTTGGTTATCAAGATgaag AAAACGGAGAGTGGAAAGCCAAGCCATTAACACGAGATCATAAGCCAGAGtcatttgaagaaaaaataagaatagaaGAGTGTGGAGgcaaagtaattaataaatctggTGTTCCTCGAGTAGTATGGAATAGGCCTCGCATTGGTCACAAAGGTCCTGTACGCCGTTCAACTACAATTGATGAAATACCATTCTTAGCGGTAGCTCGTGCTCTTGGTGATTTTTGGAGTTTCAATTctgaacataataaatttgttgtatCTCCTGAACCGGACGTTGAAGTATTCAATGTTGATCCTTCTAAACATCGTTGTTTGATATTTGGTACCGATGGCTTATGGAATGTTCTTTCAGCAGATGTTGcaatttcaaatgtatatgCAACAGAGAAGCACAATATTGAAATGAAATCGTTAGAA aaaGTAGATTGGTTAAATCCATCAAAAAATCTTGTTGATAAGGCAATATTACAATGGAATAAAGTAAGATTGAGGGCTGACAATACCACAGTCATAACACTAATGTTAGATCCACCTGGACCACCTGCTCCACAAGTGctactaaaacataaaatgcaGACTGGTAATATGAAATGTGAAGATAAAAATAGTTGCAAATGTGTTGACGGAGATCCACAAGTTCAAAGATTTGGTAGAGGTACAAGTGGAGGTTATGCCATATTCACTAGATATCCTACAGATCATCATTTAAGAGCAGCATCAAGTGCTCATGCTAGCACTTCAAAACC atatcctAATACTCCTATAGAAACACcaccaataaaaacaaataaagtaCTCAGAACATcggcaaaaattaataataacaataataacaacaataatagctCTAGTAAAAAAGATGGTCAACCAGCAGAAAAAAGATGTACACGGACAAGCAGTGGAAGAAttgtcaaaaaacaaaaattaaacgaaaaGTCAACAACTAATGATGAGACTTCAAAATTTGGAAATAGTGATTCTGAAAATGAGCAATTGCCACGTGAAAGTTGGCTGTTGCCTCCAACTAAATCAATCAAACCTGAAGAAACTAAAGTAGGTGTAGTATTAAGAAGTTCTGGAAAAATTCAAAAGGTATGGAAATGTAATGATACCAAAGAAGATTCTACTCCAActaaaattacaacaatatcaaaaattaaaacaccttTAACAGAACCAATGACTAGAATATTAAGGTCACACAAAAAGAAAGATAGTAGAAGATTCAAAAAAGTTGCATCTAGAGCATCCTGGTCAGCGGGCATGGTAACTCGTAGCCATAGGAGAagtgttaaatgttaa